GCACCAGGCTGGCCGCCCAGATCACGATGTCCGCCTCGGCGATCACCCGGGCGGCCCGCACTGTCAGCAGGTCGGCCGCCCCCGGCCCGGCTCCGACGAACCACACCTTGCCGTCGCTGGTCACAGCTTTCCTCCTCGGTGGTCGCGGCGGGCCGGCACCAGCAGCGTCGACAGGTACGGCAGGTCGTGCTCGGCGTCGTCGACCGGGCCGATCCGTTCACCGGGCAAACCCAGGCTGCGCCCGAGCACCGCGTCGGAGAGCCGGCCCTGTCGACGCAGCTCGGCGAGCAGTTCGGGGTGCCGCCGCCAGCCCTTGTAGGCGACCACGGTGCCCGGCCCGGCGAGGGCGTCGGCGAACAACGCCAGACCCGCGGTGGCGGGCAGCAGGGTCAGCGGTTCGCGTCCCTCACAGAGCGGGGTGCCGCTGCGCGCCGCGAGCTCCTGCATGGCGGTGACGCCCGGAACGGTGGTCACCCGCAGGCCCGGGCGCAGCGCGCGGACGCTCTGGGCCAGGTAACCGAAGGTGGAGTAGACGTTGGGGTCGCCGATGGTGGCGAAGGCGAGGGACCGTGCGCCCGCGTCGATCGCCTCGACCACCACCCGGGCGGCGTCGTCCCAGGCGGCTGCCCGGCGCGCGGTGACCCCACCCCGGTCGTCCAGCGCGAAGGGCAGCCGGCGCAGCCGGTCCACCGCGACGTGGGGCCGCACTGTCGCCTCGGCCCGCCCGGCATCCGCACCCGCCGGCGTCGCGGCGGCAGTCACCGTGGGTTCGACCCGGTCCGCCATCACGGGTACGAAGACGACGTCGGCCTCGCGCAGCACCCGCACCGCCTTGACGGTGAGCAGTTCCGGGTCGCCGGGGCCGACACCGACCCCGGTCAGCGTGGCGTCGGCGCTCATCGGCACGCCTCGACGAGCCGGCGGGCCGCCTCCGGGTGACCGGCCCAGTGGGTGTGCAGGTAGGAGGCGTGCACCCGACCGCTCACGAAGCCGTGCTCCGCGTCGTTCCAACGCCACGCCGGTCGGTCGCCGTGCCCCGGGTCGGTGGTGGTGCGGTGGAACTCGTGGCCGCGTACCGGCTCGCCGGCACGGGCCACCGGGGAGTCGGTGACCGCCACGGCCTCGCGGTAGCCGAGGGTGAGCCAGCCGGTCATCCGGGCGGTGAGGTCCAGCCGCCCGCACATCGGTACGTCGTCCAGGGACCGCCCGAGGTAGAGCAGCCCGGCGCACTCGGCCACGATCGGCCCGTCGAAGTCGGCCAGCTCGGCGCGCAGCGTGGTGTTGCCGGCCAGCGCCTGGGCGTACGCCTCGGGGAAGCCACCGCCGATGACCACCGCGC
This portion of the Micromonospora zamorensis genome encodes:
- the cobI gene encoding precorrin-2 C(20)-methyltransferase, with translation MSADATLTGVGVGPGDPELLTVKAVRVLREADVVFVPVMADRVEPTVTAAATPAGADAGRAEATVRPHVAVDRLRRLPFALDDRGGVTARRAAAWDDAARVVVEAIDAGARSLAFATIGDPNVYSTFGYLAQSVRALRPGLRVTTVPGVTAMQELAARSGTPLCEGREPLTLLPATAGLALFADALAGPGTVVAYKGWRRHPELLAELRRQGRLSDAVLGRSLGLPGERIGPVDDAEHDLPYLSTLLVPARRDHRGGKL